A single genomic interval of Armigeres subalbatus isolate Guangzhou_Male chromosome 1, GZ_Asu_2, whole genome shotgun sequence harbors:
- the LOC134205512 gene encoding small ribosomal subunit protein uS14m, translating to MSVVSFVSRFAISGQNLAGYGFQQVRNKWTDWRMIKDAKRRKCVVEHAKDRLRVNSLRKNTILPVELREVASAEIHAFPRDTSLVRVRERCAITSRSRGIVHRFRVSRIVWRHLADYNKLSGVQRAMW from the exons ATGTCCGTAGTCAGCTTTGTTTCTAGATTCGCCATATCCGGACAAAACTTGGCCGGTTATGGA TTCCAGCAAGTTCGTAACAAATGGACCGACTGGCGCATGATAAAAGATGCTAAGCGGCGGAAATGTGTAGTGGAACATGCCAAAGACCGGCTGCGAGTCAATTCACTGAGGAAGAATACAATCCTACCGGTTGAACTACGCGAAGTGGCTAGTGCGGAGATTCATGCATTTCCACGAGACACCTCGTTGGTGCGTGTAAGAGAACGATGTGCCATCACTTCCCGATCCCGGGGCATCGTCCATCGTTTCCGAGTGAGCCGAATCGTTTGGAGGCACCTGGCTGACTATAATAAACTGTCCGGCGTACAGAGGGCTATGTGGTAA
- the LOC134205511 gene encoding iron-sulfur cluster assembly scaffold protein IscU → MAALQKSFNSLLKLRRAQSVPLALYHANVLDHYENPRNVGSMDKKDKTVGTGLVGAPACGDVMKLQIKVDADGKIIDAKFKTFGCGSAIASSSLATEWVKGKTLDQARELKNTDIAKELSLPPVKLHCSMLAEDAIKAALEDYKKKQNK, encoded by the coding sequence ATGGCAGCATTGCAGAAAAGTTTCAACTCGTTGCTGAAACTCCGTCGCGCTCAGAGCGTCCCACTGGCATTGTACCACGCAAATGTGTTGGATCACTACGAAAATCCCCGGAATGTGGGCTCGATGGACAAGAAGGACAAAACGGTCGGAACCGGACTGGTCGGTGCTCCGGCTTGTGGTGACGTCATGAAGCTGCAAATCAAGGTCGATGCCGATGGAAAAATTATCGATGCCAAATTTAAGACCTTCGGGTGCGGATCAGCCATCGCCTCCAGCTCGCTGGCCACCGAATGGGTAAAGGGCAAAACTTTGGACCAAGCCAGAGAGCTCAAGAATACGGACATTGCGAAGGAGCTGTCGCTACCACCGGTCAAGCTTCACTGCTCGATGCTGGCCGAGGATGCTATCAAGGCAGCCCTCGAGGATTACAAGAAGAAACAGAACAAATAA
- the LOC134205510 gene encoding translocator protein, giving the protein MGSEIPKIAGAIVLPQIGGMISGYITRKEIKTWYSTLNFPSFRPPNWIFGPVWTSLYAGMGYASYLVWRDGGGFGGVAQGPLVLYGTQLVLNWAWTPIFFKKHELKWSWVELSALTAAVAATGFAFFNVNKIAGYLFIPYLAWCSFATVLNYKIYELNQPGDKPSATIEEVKEDKDK; this is encoded by the exons aTGGGTAGTGAAATCCCTAAAATTGCTGGAGCAATCGTTCTGCCGCAAATCGGAGGAATGATAAGTGGTTACATCACACGGAAGGAGATCAAGACGTGGTACAGCACATTAAATTTCCCGTCCTTCCGTCCACCGAACTGGATATTCGGCCCAGTTTGGACGTCTCTTTACGCGGGTATGGGATATGCTTCCTATCTGGTCTGGAGAGACGGAGGCGGCTTCGGGGGAGTTGCACAGGGACCATTGGTACTGTACGGAACACAGCTTGTGTTGAACTGGGCATGGACACCAATTTTCTTCAAGAAACATGAACTTAAATGG AGTTGGGTGGAGCTATCAGCGTTGACCGCCGCAGTCGCTGCAACGGGATTTGCCTTTTTCAACGTGAACAAGATAGCCGGCTATCTTTTCATTCCGTATCTTGCATGGTGCTCATTTGCAACGGTGcttaattataaaatttatgAATTGAATCAGCCGGGCGACAAGCCGTCGGCGACCATCGAAGAAGTGAAGGAAGACAAGGACAAATAA